From the genome of Candidatus Methylacidiphilales bacterium:
GTTGTCGTGGCTGGTATCGGAGGCAAAACCGGAATTGCCGGCGCCAAAGTCTCCGCTGGCAAAGTGGGCTCAGGCCCATTTTGAGGAGCATTCCGCAAAATTTCATGGCAGCGTCCCAGCGCGCGCAGCAAATCCCGTTCTTCAAACGGTTTCCCCACATAATCGTTCATGCCCGATTGCAGGCAGCGCTCGCGGTCTCCCGGCATTGCATTGGCCGTCATGGCAATAATGAAAATATCGCGGTTTAAGACCGGCGTCCCGGCCTGCCGGATGAAACGGGTGGCTTCATAGCCGTCCATCTCCGGCATCTGGCAATCCATCAGGACGCAATCGTAGGCGCGGGTTTGCAATTTCTCGATTCCCAGCCGCCCGTTCTCCGCCACATCGACCTTGTGTCCCCAGCTTTCGAGCAGAATAACTGCCACCTCGCGGTTCACCTCGCTGTCTTCCACTAACAATACAGAAAGCGGCGGCACATCCTCAGAAGGTTCGGGAGCGGGAGGCGGAAGTATTTTTGGCCCGGCATCCAATCCCGCCCCGGTCTTGGGCAGTTCCAATTCAAACCAGAACGTCGAGCCTTTGCCCGGTTCGCTTTGCAGCCCGATCCGGCCCTCCAGCAACTGCACGATTTTTTTGGAGATCGCCAGCCCGAGCCCGGTTCCGCCGTAACGCCGGTTGGTCGAGCTGTCGGCCTGCTCGAATGCCCCAAACAACCGCGCCTGGGCTTCCTTTGGAATGCCGATGCCGGTGTCCATGACCGAAACCCGCAACCGTGTGTGCGTGGCCGTTTCCGAGACATTCTCAACACGAATGACAACTCTTCCGGCTTCGGTGAATTTAATGGCATTGGCCGCCAAATTCAAAATCACCTGCCGGATGCGCGTTGGGTCGGAGACGGCCCGTGTGCAGACTCCGGGATCGATCCAGCTCGTGAAATCGATTTTTTTCTCGCGAGCGCGCTCTGAAAGCAGCTCCACAACCTCCCGCACCACATCCGCCAGATCAAATTCAACCGATTCGAACGTCATCTTGCCCGCTTCAATCTTTGAAAAATCCAGGATGTCATTCAGGATCGTGAGCAGCGCGCCTGCGGAATTCTGAATCGTGCCGGAATAACGGCGCTGGTCTGCATCCAGCGAGGTGCGCATCAGGATTTTGATCATCCCGAGGATGCCGTTGAGCGGCGTGCGGATTTCATGGCTCATATTGGCCAGGAAGGCGGATTTGGAATCGGCGGCGCGGTTTGCCTCATCGCGCGCAAGCGCCAACTCGCGGTTGTTTTCGTTCAGCTCCGCGGCCATGGCCTGCATGGCCTCCAACTGCATATGGATAATCCGGTGCTGAAGCAACGTCAGCGTACGCGCCCCGATCAATCCCAGATAGCTGCCGTTTTCATCCGTCAAAATAATGTCGTCGAAGAAGTTTTCCCGGCGCGACATGACCCGGTTCAGGACCTGCTGCACCGGCATGCCGCGAACGACAATCAGGTGGTCGGAACGCAGGTGGCGCAGGACCGAACTTTTTGCATAAACGGCAAACCCAAGGCCGCCCCGCATGCTCAAAATGCGGCTGACCCGCCGTTCCGAACAAAGTCCCACAATCCGTTCATCATCCAACACGGCCGCAAATTTCACCTCTTCGTTATGGCGGAAATAGTTCTGAACCTGCTCCAGGTTGTAAGAGGCCGGAATCGACGCCGTGGCGTCGATCAGGCGGACCCAGTCCGCTTTTTCGCCGTCCGCAAAACGTTCGGCGAAAGCCGACTCCCCTTCTTCATCCATCGACAATGCGGTGGGAGTTCGGAGGGATTGCTCTTGCTCCAGAAAGTCCAGCGCCTCCGGGGCGCGAGGACCGGCTGCTATTTCTTCTTCCAATGTAACCGCGCTAATCATGGTATTCGGGTAAGTAACAATGTTGCCCGGCAGTATCCCGCTACAATTGTTCCGTTTCAGCGAATTATTTGTGACATTTCGGCTGAAAACAAAAATAGAGGCTGCCTGTAAGCTTTATTGCGCGTGGTCCTTTAAATGGGACGACACAGGGTTCATCCATCTATCTTTCATCGCGCAGCGTATGGGTTGCCTTGCAACGCCGGGCTTGAAGTCAAACCGCTCAACCGGTAGGATAAAACATCATGAGCACTGCTGAAATCATGGCCGAATTGCCCAAACTTCCTCCCAAGGAGGTGGAGTCGATTTACTTCCGGGCTGCCGCACTCCTTGATACTTCGTCCCTGAAAGAAACCCCAGAGCTGCTTGCCGCTTTGGACGAGGCCGAAGCTTCCTATCGAGCCGAAGGAAGTGTCAGCGCGGACGAAATGCGCCGAATGGTGGCCTCGTGGAACACTTCCAAGTAAAGTTTACAAAAACCGCTCGGCGCGACCTGGAACAAATCCGGGCATACATTGCTGAAGCCAGCGCGGATGAGTGGACGGCGGATCGCTTCTGCGGACGGTTGCTCGATACCGCTCTTTCGCTTGATGTGACACCTGATCGGGGTGCGAAGCTTCATACTCGACCCGATACGCGCTTTCTGGTCTTGCGGCCTTACTTGGTCTTTTACCGCATCCTGGAAGAGGAAAATATCGTCTTGGTGCTGCGGTTCTGGCATGGAGCCCAACATCCCAAACGTCTCCGTCTGAAATAACTTCAACAAACCAGCACTTCCCGCACGGTCTGCCTGAGTGCTTCCCGTAAAGATGACAATAACGCGGGGCGCCAGCCAAATCCCCTCTCGATTTGCCCCAACAACTGCTGTAGGCTGGCAATCTTCATGAAATCTCCGCCTCCCGCTCTGAAGCAGATATCCGGCCCTCTCTGCGAACAAGGTCTTTTGGGCAACCACCTGCTCCTCTCCCTCAAAAAGCACGGGCGCGCCTACCGTAAAAAACTCAAACGCTGCCGGGATGGTTTTTCAAAAAAGTCCGTGCATGAACTGCGGGTGGAAACCCGCCGCTTGCTGGCTTTGCTGGACCTTTTGAACAAGATGGGTTCCCAAATCAGCCTGCCGCAGAGAACCCGGGCCCCGTTGAAAAAGCGCTTTGATACGCTCAGTTCGTTGCGGGACGCCCAGGTGCAGTCGGATTACGTGGGGAAAATGTTGGTTCGCCGTCCGGAACTCCGCGCTTTCCACGAGTTTCTGCAACGGCGCGCGCTTCGACTGGCCCGTTCCGCTGTCAGTACATTGAAAAAAGGCAAGATGTCCGAACTGGAAAACGGCATCGCAGACCTGAAACAAAAGCTCGCAAAACAATTTTCCGATCCGGACGCGGAGGCCCGCTGTTACACAGGCGTCCAGCAGGTTTTGATCCAGGCGCGGGACAAAGTCCTGGAACTCCGGCGGCAAAGTGTCGGCGATGCATCCCTGATCCATCGCGGCCGCATCGCGCTTAAAAAATTCCGCTACCTGCTGGAAGCCCTGCAACCGGTACTCTCCGGCATCGGCCCCCGGGAACTCAAAGCCATGCGGGAAGAGCAGGCTTTGGTTGGTAACATCCAGGATGCCGAAGTGCTGACAGCCTGTATCAATAAATGGGTGTCCAAGAAAAAGTTGAAAAAGGCGCCGCTGCTATCTCTGCGCAAAACCCTGGTTCGCCGCCGCTCGACACTATTGCGAGCCCATCTCAAGAAGCTGGCGGAACCACCCGATTGGAATTTGCCGGACGGATTTGAAATTAACCTCAAATCTGCCTTGCCCGCTTCTTCATCCGCTTCGTAGAATGAAATTTATGACCAAACAGGAATCCATCCATCGACTGCTCAATCCCGGCGTTGTCGCTGTCATCCGCGCCGACTCTTCCGAACAACTTTTGGACATCTGCAGGGCCCTGGCAGACGGCGGTGTTACAGGGATGGAAATCACCATGACCACGCCCAACGCCCTGGACGCCATCCGGGAAACCACCCGCACGCTTGGCGACAAAATTTACATGGGCGTCGGCAGCGTTCTGGACCCCGAGACCGCGCGGCTGGCCATTCTGGCCGGGGCGGAATTTGTGGTCACCCCGATTTTCAAACCCGAGATCATCCGCCTTTGCAATCGCTACTCGAAACCCATCGTTTGCGGCGCCTACACACCGACCGAGGCCTTGAATGCGTATGAGAGCGGGGCGGACTTTGTAAAAATTTTTCCGGCCGACGGTCTCGGACCGAATTACATCAAAGCCCTGAAAGCGCCGATGCCGCACTTGCAGGTCATCCCCACCGGCGGTGTGGACGTGAACACCTGCTCTGACTTTATCAAGGCGGGCTGCGCGGCGGTTGCGGCCGGCAGCAGTCTGGTCAAAAAAGAGTTCATTCAGAAAAAGGATTGGAAGGCGCTCAGTGAGCTCGCGGCCCAATTCGTCGCCAACGTCGCCAAAGCCCGAGCCGCTGATCCAGCCAGGAAATAAGACTTAACGCAAAGTCGCAATGCGCCTGTGGCGCACGCCAAGGCGCGGAAAACCTGGCCTCAGAACGCGGAGACGGGCGAAAGGATTCAAAATTCCGAATTTAAACTTCCACCTTCAACCTCTATCCCCCTGACAAGGGGGAAGTAAAGGGGGTTTGTGTTGCCCGCGAAACACGCGGAAATCTGAAGGCTGAAAGCCGAACGCCCGCAGGCTTTAA
Proteins encoded in this window:
- a CDS encoding ATP-binding protein codes for the protein MISAVTLEEEIAAGPRAPEALDFLEQEQSLRTPTALSMDEEGESAFAERFADGEKADWVRLIDATASIPASYNLEQVQNYFRHNEEVKFAAVLDDERIVGLCSERRVSRILSMRGGLGFAVYAKSSVLRHLRSDHLIVVRGMPVQQVLNRVMSRRENFFDDIILTDENGSYLGLIGARTLTLLQHRIIHMQLEAMQAMAAELNENNRELALARDEANRAADSKSAFLANMSHEIRTPLNGILGMIKILMRTSLDADQRRYSGTIQNSAGALLTILNDILDFSKIEAGKMTFESVEFDLADVVREVVELLSERAREKKIDFTSWIDPGVCTRAVSDPTRIRQVILNLAANAIKFTEAGRVVIRVENVSETATHTRLRVSVMDTGIGIPKEAQARLFGAFEQADSSTNRRYGGTGLGLAISKKIVQLLEGRIGLQSEPGKGSTFWFELELPKTGAGLDAGPKILPPPAPEPSEDVPPLSVLLVEDSEVNREVAVILLESWGHKVDVAENGRLGIEKLQTRAYDCVLMDCQMPEMDGYEATRFIRQAGTPVLNRDIFIIAMTANAMPGDRERCLQSGMNDYVGKPFEERDLLRALGRCHEILRNAPQNGPEPTLPAETLAPAIPVLPPIPATTTVPAHVAADKSAEDEPYFPARLVQLFITETGGRLNDLSMALAETDAERVALITHTIKGTAGNFRAHKLYDIAREMDARARLGNLSGVWELLPEARDAFKEAGHKLLNSGGN
- a CDS encoding type II toxin-antitoxin system RelE/ParE family toxin yields the protein MEHFQVKFTKTARRDLEQIRAYIAEASADEWTADRFCGRLLDTALSLDVTPDRGAKLHTRPDTRFLVLRPYLVFYRILEEENIVLVLRFWHGAQHPKRLRLK
- a CDS encoding CHAD domain-containing protein, with translation MKSPPPALKQISGPLCEQGLLGNHLLLSLKKHGRAYRKKLKRCRDGFSKKSVHELRVETRRLLALLDLLNKMGSQISLPQRTRAPLKKRFDTLSSLRDAQVQSDYVGKMLVRRPELRAFHEFLQRRALRLARSAVSTLKKGKMSELENGIADLKQKLAKQFSDPDAEARCYTGVQQVLIQARDKVLELRRQSVGDASLIHRGRIALKKFRYLLEALQPVLSGIGPRELKAMREEQALVGNIQDAEVLTACINKWVSKKKLKKAPLLSLRKTLVRRRSTLLRAHLKKLAEPPDWNLPDGFEINLKSALPASSSAS
- the eda gene encoding bifunctional 4-hydroxy-2-oxoglutarate aldolase/2-dehydro-3-deoxy-phosphogluconate aldolase gives rise to the protein MTKQESIHRLLNPGVVAVIRADSSEQLLDICRALADGGVTGMEITMTTPNALDAIRETTRTLGDKIYMGVGSVLDPETARLAILAGAEFVVTPIFKPEIIRLCNRYSKPIVCGAYTPTEALNAYESGADFVKIFPADGLGPNYIKALKAPMPHLQVIPTGGVDVNTCSDFIKAGCAAVAAGSSLVKKEFIQKKDWKALSELAAQFVANVAKARAADPARK